The following coding sequences are from one Roseobacter ponti window:
- a CDS encoding magnesium chelatase subunit H, which translates to MRDDRGITGRLPGYRVVILTLDSHAAGPAMRAMDKLGADYPGLSVSVHAAAEWGETPGAFEAAREAVASGDIIVANLLFLEEHIARILPALQARRDGCDAMIGVIADASIVKLTRMGSLDMMAPQSGTMKLMKKLRGSSKPSSSSGADKMALLRRLPKILRFIPGKSQDLRAWFLCMQYWLGGSDDNVEAMVRFLVNRYARDTGWPAAHEAPAPIEYPDAGLYHPDLAGRITTDIDDLPVPKGYTATVGLLMMRSYVLSSDTAHYDAVIRAFEARGIRVLPAFAGGLDGRPAIDAWFRDEKGAKIDAMVSLTGFSLVGGPAYNDNASAIEVLKSLDIPYVAAHPLEFQTLAQWAGSGQGLGPIETTMLVALPELDGATNPTVFAGRHGQDGCDGCAHMCISRSDAKAMAPCPERVDSLVEKTIRLAHLRRRKNAGKKVGVVLFGFPPNAGAVGTAAYLSVFESLYNTLHRLKADGYDVEVPAGVDALRAAVLKGNAAQYGQEANVADHVSADDIVRTSAHLGEIEDVWGPAPGRVQSDGRGVFVLGAHFGNVFVGVQPAFGYEGDPMRLLFEKGFAPTHAFATFYLWLRNTLKADVLLHFGMHGALEFMPGKQAGPGARDWPDRLIGEMPNVYLYASNNPSEATLAKRRSGAVTVTHLTPPLATSGLYKGLIDLKDSLTRWRSTDPKAPERAELEALIADQATAVDMGGIAPDALWLKLLETEDALIPDGLHIVGQPLSDAARAEYISIMDKADAETRARVDHLLRQETELDAICRALSGRYIAPVPGGDLIRSPDVLPTGRNIHAFDPFRMPTAFACKDGAAQARLLLETHDSLPRTVALVLWGSDNIKSDGGPIAQALALMGCTPRFDSFGRLAGADLVPLAELGRPRVDVIMTLSGIFRDLLPLQTRMLAEAALKCAGADEPVEQNFIRAHALAYMEKTGCALEEAALRVFSNAEGAYGSNVNQLVDSSAFGDEDELADAYEARKSFAYGTDGKAAANAALLQAQLAEVDVAYQNLESVELGVTTVDHYFDTLGGIARAVKRAKGSDAAVYIGDQTRGAGKVRTLKDQVALETRARSLNPKFFEGLLKHGAEGVRQIEATVTNTLGWSATTGQVDPWVYQRISETFVLDEAMRQRLADLNPTASSRMANRLLEAHDRNYWSPDEATLAALQDAADALEDRMEGVAAQ; encoded by the coding sequence ATGCGCGATGACCGTGGCATAACAGGGCGTCTGCCCGGATACCGCGTCGTGATCCTGACGCTGGACAGCCATGCGGCGGGTCCGGCGATGCGCGCGATGGACAAGCTCGGCGCGGATTATCCGGGTCTCTCGGTTTCTGTCCATGCGGCCGCTGAATGGGGCGAAACGCCCGGTGCTTTTGAGGCTGCCCGCGAGGCTGTTGCAAGCGGTGACATCATCGTCGCCAATCTGCTCTTCCTGGAAGAACACATCGCCCGGATCCTGCCCGCACTGCAGGCGCGCCGCGACGGGTGTGACGCGATGATCGGCGTGATTGCCGATGCGTCGATTGTAAAACTGACCCGCATGGGCTCGCTCGATATGATGGCGCCGCAGTCGGGCACCATGAAACTGATGAAAAAGCTGCGCGGGTCCTCGAAACCCTCCAGCTCTTCGGGTGCCGACAAGATGGCGCTGCTGCGAAGGTTGCCGAAAATCCTGCGATTTATCCCGGGCAAAAGCCAGGATCTGCGCGCATGGTTTTTGTGCATGCAGTACTGGCTCGGTGGCTCGGACGACAATGTCGAGGCGATGGTCCGTTTCCTCGTCAACCGCTATGCGCGCGACACCGGCTGGCCGGCGGCCCATGAGGCCCCTGCCCCGATCGAATACCCTGATGCGGGGCTTTATCACCCTGATCTCGCCGGGCGGATCACGACCGACATCGACGACCTTCCCGTTCCCAAAGGATATACCGCCACCGTCGGCCTGCTGATGATGCGCTCTTATGTGCTGTCATCCGATACGGCGCATTATGATGCTGTGATCCGGGCATTTGAAGCGCGCGGCATACGGGTGCTGCCGGCCTTTGCCGGTGGCCTCGACGGACGTCCGGCAATTGATGCCTGGTTCCGCGATGAAAAGGGCGCAAAGATTGACGCCATGGTCTCGCTGACCGGTTTTTCGCTGGTGGGCGGCCCTGCGTATAATGACAATGCCTCGGCAATTGAGGTGCTGAAGAGCCTCGATATCCCTTATGTCGCGGCGCATCCGCTGGAGTTTCAGACGCTGGCGCAATGGGCGGGCAGCGGCCAGGGTCTCGGACCCATCGAGACCACAATGCTGGTCGCGCTGCCGGAGCTTGACGGTGCCACAAACCCAACCGTTTTTGCCGGCCGGCACGGACAGGATGGCTGTGACGGGTGCGCGCATATGTGCATCTCCCGATCTGACGCCAAGGCCATGGCGCCCTGCCCCGAGCGGGTGGACAGCCTGGTGGAAAAGACCATCCGGCTTGCGCACCTGCGGCGCCGCAAAAACGCCGGTAAGAAGGTTGGCGTTGTACTTTTCGGCTTTCCGCCCAACGCGGGCGCAGTTGGTACAGCCGCCTACCTCAGCGTATTTGAGAGCCTTTACAATACGTTGCACCGTCTGAAAGCAGACGGTTATGACGTTGAAGTACCGGCAGGTGTCGATGCGCTGCGTGCCGCGGTGCTCAAGGGCAATGCCGCGCAATACGGCCAGGAGGCCAATGTCGCGGATCATGTCAGCGCTGATGACATCGTACGCACCTCTGCCCATCTGGGTGAGATCGAAGACGTCTGGGGCCCCGCCCCGGGTCGTGTGCAGTCCGACGGGCGCGGCGTTTTTGTGCTGGGTGCGCATTTCGGCAACGTCTTTGTCGGGGTGCAGCCGGCCTTCGGCTATGAAGGCGACCCGATGCGGCTCCTCTTTGAAAAGGGTTTCGCGCCCACCCATGCCTTTGCCACCTTCTATCTGTGGCTGCGCAATACGCTGAAAGCGGACGTACTGCTGCATTTCGGCATGCATGGCGCGCTGGAATTCATGCCCGGCAAACAGGCCGGACCAGGGGCACGCGACTGGCCTGACCGGCTGATCGGCGAGATGCCGAATGTTTATCTCTATGCCTCCAACAACCCCTCCGAGGCGACACTGGCCAAACGCCGTTCGGGTGCAGTGACTGTCACCCATCTGACGCCGCCGCTGGCCACATCCGGTCTCTATAAAGGGCTGATTGACCTGAAAGACAGCCTGACGCGCTGGCGCAGCACCGATCCTAAGGCGCCCGAACGCGCCGAGCTTGAAGCACTGATTGCGGATCAGGCCACGGCCGTAGACATGGGCGGCATTGCCCCGGATGCACTCTGGCTGAAACTGCTGGAGACCGAAGACGCGCTCATTCCCGACGGTCTGCACATTGTCGGGCAGCCGCTGAGTGACGCAGCACGCGCCGAATACATCAGCATCATGGACAAAGCCGATGCAGAGACGCGGGCGCGGGTTGATCATCTGCTGCGTCAGGAAACCGAGCTTGATGCGATCTGCCGCGCGCTGTCGGGGCGGTATATCGCGCCGGTGCCGGGCGGCGATCTGATCCGGTCGCCTGACGTGCTGCCCACGGGGCGCAACATCCATGCCTTTGATCCTTTCCGGATGCCCACGGCCTTTGCCTGCAAAGACGGTGCGGCCCAGGCGAGGCTGCTGCTGGAAACCCATGACAGCCTGCCGCGCACGGTGGCGCTGGTGCTCTGGGGCAGCGATAATATCAAATCCGACGGTGGTCCGATTGCCCAGGCCCTGGCGCTGATGGGCTGCACTCCGCGCTTTGACAGTTTTGGCCGTCTGGCCGGTGCCGATCTGGTGCCGCTGGCGGAACTGGGCCGGCCGCGCGTCGATGTTATTATGACGCTTTCAGGTATTTTCCGCGATCTGCTGCCGCTGCAGACCAGGATGCTGGCCGAAGCGGCGTTGAAGTGCGCTGGCGCTGACGAGCCGGTGGAGCAGAACTTCATCCGCGCCCATGCGCTGGCCTATATGGAGAAAACCGGCTGCGCGCTGGAAGAAGCGGCACTTCGGGTCTTTTCGAATGCCGAAGGCGCGTATGGCTCCAATGTGAACCAGCTTGTGGACAGCTCGGCCTTTGGGGATGAGGATGAGCTTGCCGATGCCTATGAGGCACGCAAAAGCTTTGCTTACGGGACCGATGGGAAGGCGGCGGCAAATGCAGCCCTCCTGCAGGCGCAGCTTGCTGAGGTCGATGTGGCCTATCAGAACCTCGAATCCGTAGAGCTCGGGGTAACGACGGTTGATCATTATTTTGACACGCTGGGTGGTATCGCCCGGGCGGTGAAACGCGCGAAGGGATCGGACGCCGCCGTTTATATCGGCGATCAGACCCGCGGTGCGGGTAAGGTGCGCACGCTGAAAGACCAGGTGGCTCTTGAGACCCGCGCGCGTTCTCTGAACCCGAAGTTTTTCGAGGGTCTGCTGAAGCACGGCGCGGAAGGCGTACGCCAGATCGAAGCGACGGTGACCAATACGCTCGGCTGGTCGGCCACGACCGGTCAGGTGGACCCCTGGGTCTATCAGCGGATCTCTGAGACCTTTGTGCTTGATGAGGCGATGCGGCAGAGGCTGGCGGATCTGAACCCCACCGCGTCGAGCCGGATGGCGAACCGTCTGCTTGAAGCCCATGACAGAAACTACTGGTCGCCCGATGAGGCGACACTGGCGGCGCTGCAGGATGCAGCGGATGCGCTGGAAGACCGGATGGAAGGGGTGGCAGCACAATGA
- the bchL gene encoding ferredoxin:protochlorophyllide reductase (ATP-dependent) iron-sulfur ATP-binding protein: MSPLDRTPPALRGADGEGSVQVHQDESAKIEGAKVFSVYGKGGIGKSTTSSNLSAAFSMLGKRVLQIGCDPKHDSTFTLTGTLVPTVIDILKEVDFHPEELRAEDFVFDGFNGVKCVEAGGPPAGTGCGGYVVGQTVKLLKQHHLLDDTDVVIFDVLGDVVCGGFAAPLQHADRALIVTANDFDSIYAMNRIIAAVQAKSANYKVRLAGCVANRSKDTDEVDRYCRTVGFNRIAHMPDLDAIRRSRLKKKTLFEMPDDEEVVQVRKEYIRLAETLWNGTEPLAPAPLPDREIFELLGFD; encoded by the coding sequence ATGAGCCCGTTGGACAGAACACCTCCCGCATTGCGCGGCGCAGACGGCGAGGGATCGGTGCAGGTGCATCAGGACGAGAGCGCGAAAATCGAAGGGGCGAAGGTCTTTTCGGTTTATGGCAAGGGCGGGATCGGCAAATCCACGACCTCCAGCAACCTGTCGGCGGCATTTTCGATGCTGGGTAAGCGGGTTCTGCAGATCGGATGTGACCCCAAGCATGACAGCACTTTTACGCTGACCGGTACGCTGGTGCCAACGGTCATCGATATTCTGAAAGAGGTGGATTTCCATCCTGAAGAGCTGCGCGCTGAGGATTTCGTTTTTGACGGGTTCAACGGCGTGAAATGTGTGGAGGCCGGCGGGCCGCCTGCCGGAACCGGATGTGGCGGCTATGTGGTCGGCCAGACGGTGAAGCTGCTGAAACAGCACCATCTGCTCGATGACACTGATGTGGTGATTTTCGACGTCCTGGGTGATGTGGTCTGCGGCGGGTTTGCCGCCCCTTTGCAGCATGCGGACCGGGCGCTGATCGTGACGGCCAATGATTTCGACAGCATCTATGCGATGAACCGGATCATTGCCGCCGTGCAGGCCAAATCGGCCAATTACAAAGTGCGGCTGGCTGGCTGTGTCGCCAACCGCTCGAAGGATACCGACGAAGTTGACCGGTATTGCCGCACGGTGGGCTTTAACCGGATTGCGCATATGCCCGATCTGGATGCGATCCGCCGGTCGCGTCTGAAGAAGAAAACGCTCTTTGAGATGCCCGATGACGAAGAGGTCGTGCAGGTGCGCAAAGAATACATCCGTCTGGCGGAAACGCTGTGGAACGGGACAGAGCCGCTGGCCCCTGCCCCGCTGCCCGACCGTGAGATTTTTGAGCTGCTTGGATTTGACTGA
- the bchM gene encoding magnesium protoporphyrin IX methyltransferase has protein sequence MAPPATGKGPDAGYGATLGRVEEYFDQTATGTWARLTSDAPVSKIRQTVREGRDAMRALMLSRLPDDLRGARVLDAGCGAGQMTAELAARGAEVVAVDISPQLVDIAEIRLPPEYRRKVTFTAGDMLSPALGQFDYVIAMDSLIYYTAADIGTALTGLEKRTASAIVFTVAPRTRLLMTMWYAGRLFPRSDRSPVMVPHAHEPLARAAKAQGLRRTLRPVDRITSGFYISQALEVRA, from the coding sequence ATGGCGCCACCGGCGACCGGCAAAGGGCCGGACGCGGGCTATGGTGCCACGCTCGGACGGGTAGAGGAGTATTTCGATCAGACCGCGACCGGGACCTGGGCGCGGCTGACCTCGGATGCGCCTGTCTCAAAGATCCGTCAGACCGTACGCGAAGGTCGCGACGCCATGCGCGCGCTGATGCTGAGCCGGCTGCCTGACGACCTGCGCGGCGCACGGGTGCTGGATGCCGGCTGCGGTGCGGGGCAGATGACGGCGGAGCTGGCCGCGCGTGGCGCTGAGGTGGTGGCTGTCGATATTTCTCCGCAACTCGTTGATATTGCTGAGATACGTCTGCCGCCTGAGTATCGCCGCAAGGTCACCTTTACCGCCGGCGACATGCTGAGCCCGGCGCTGGGGCAGTTCGATTACGTGATCGCGATGGACAGTCTGATCTATTACACCGCGGCGGATATCGGCACCGCCCTGACCGGTCTGGAAAAGCGTACAGCCAGCGCGATTGTCTTTACCGTGGCGCCGCGCACACGGTTGCTGATGACCATGTGGTATGCCGGCAGGCTCTTTCCGCGCAGCGATCGCAGCCCGGTGATGGTGCCGCATGCGCATGAGCCGCTGGCCCGCGCCGCGAAGGCACAGGGGTTGCGCCGCACATTGCGCCCCGTGGACCGGATCACGTCCGGCTTTTACATCAGCCAGGCCCTGGAGGTGCGCGCATGA
- a CDS encoding MFS transporter: MSSRLQNLSLRAMPFADAASPDLPMAQLLRLSLFQVSVGMASVLLLGTLNRVMIVELSVPAMVVALMIALPVLIAPFRALLGFRSDTHRSAIGWKRVPYIWFGSLWQFGGLAVMPFALLVLGGDVVHEIPFAGEVLAGLAFLMTGLGLHMTQTAGLALASDRATDETRPRVVALLYVMFLVGMGLSAVIVGLLLRDFTSLKLIRVIQGAAVAGIVLNLIALWKQEHVRPMSRAEREAPRPKFADAWADFMNGGQAGRLLACVFVGTMAFNMQDVLLEPYGGEILGLSVSATTLLTALWAIGALAGFALAGARLARGSNSYRLAGGGILAGIWAFSMVIFAAPMNSPALFFAGAGFIGFGGGLFAVSTLTAAMTMPATGTAGRGLALGAWGAAQATAAGLSIAIGGGLRDWVGHAATTGQLGEALNSPATGYSFVYHTEIGLLFATLVILGPLVRQSGPLTPKETGTAPMGLADFPT; encoded by the coding sequence ATGAGCAGCCGCCTGCAAAACCTGTCGCTCCGGGCCATGCCCTTTGCCGATGCTGCCAGCCCGGATCTGCCGATGGCGCAGCTGCTGCGGCTGTCGCTTTTCCAGGTCTCGGTTGGCATGGCCTCGGTTCTGCTGCTTGGCACGCTGAACCGGGTGATGATCGTCGAGCTTTCGGTGCCGGCGATGGTTGTGGCGCTGATGATTGCGCTGCCGGTGCTGATCGCCCCTTTCCGCGCGCTGCTGGGCTTCCGCTCTGACACGCACCGTTCCGCGATTGGCTGGAAACGCGTGCCTTACATCTGGTTCGGCTCGCTGTGGCAGTTCGGCGGGCTTGCCGTGATGCCCTTTGCGCTGCTGGTGCTGGGCGGGGATGTTGTGCACGAAATCCCCTTTGCCGGTGAAGTGCTGGCAGGTCTGGCCTTTCTGATGACCGGTCTGGGTCTGCATATGACGCAGACGGCTGGCCTCGCGCTGGCCTCTGACCGTGCGACCGACGAGACACGACCCCGCGTTGTGGCACTGCTCTATGTGATGTTTCTTGTCGGCATGGGGCTTTCGGCAGTGATCGTCGGCCTGCTGCTGCGTGATTTTACCTCGCTGAAACTCATCCGTGTAATTCAGGGTGCGGCGGTTGCCGGCATCGTGCTGAACCTTATTGCCCTGTGGAAACAGGAACATGTGCGGCCCATGAGCCGCGCCGAGCGCGAGGCCCCGCGCCCGAAGTTCGCCGACGCCTGGGCTGATTTCATGAACGGCGGCCAGGCCGGGCGCCTGCTGGCCTGTGTCTTTGTCGGCACCATGGCCTTCAATATGCAGGACGTGCTGCTGGAGCCTTACGGTGGCGAAATCCTCGGCCTGTCGGTCTCGGCCACGACGCTGCTGACGGCGCTCTGGGCCATCGGTGCGCTGGCGGGCTTTGCACTGGCCGGCGCGCGGCTGGCCCGCGGCTCCAACTCTTACCGGCTTGCCGGTGGTGGCATCCTCGCCGGCATCTGGGCCTTTTCCATGGTCATTTTCGCGGCTCCGATGAATTCACCGGCCCTGTTTTTCGCCGGGGCGGGTTTCATCGGCTTTGGCGGCGGGCTTTTCGCGGTCTCAACGCTCACGGCGGCGATGACCATGCCCGCGACCGGCACGGCGGGCCGCGGTCTGGCCCTTGGCGCCTGGGGGGCTGCTCAGGCAACTGCCGCCGGCCTCTCCATCGCGATCGGCGGCGGGCTGCGCGACTGGGTCGGACATGCCGCCACAACCGGCCAGCTTGGCGAGGCGCTCAACAGCCCTGCCACCGGTTATTCATTCGTTTACCATACCGAGATTGGCCTTTTGTTTGCCACGCTCGTGATCCTGGGACCCCTCGTGCGCCAAAGCGGTCCCCTCACCCCGAAGGAGACCGGCACCGCCCCCATGGGCCTTGCCGATTTCCCAACATGA
- the puhA gene encoding photosynthetic reaction center subunit H, which produces MTGTFFGEVDLASVTLWLFYIFFAALIIWIQRENMREGYPLEDDEGNKSSNPGLFPLPADKTFKLPHGRGEVTVPSGQAPERKDIAMKRTGPGNGYPLEPTGDPMLDGVGPASWAPRRDAPELDGHGHPKIVPMSGAEGFHVAAGRDPRGLPVVAGDGEIVGKITDMWLDEPEQLVRYLELELDSKWGSGTRLLPITFANIKSDRVNVHALHGKHFATVPSIASPRQVTLLEEDKISGYYGGGKLFAGNRAEPKL; this is translated from the coding sequence ATGACTGGAACATTCTTTGGCGAAGTCGACCTTGCGAGCGTTACGCTCTGGTTATTCTATATTTTCTTTGCAGCACTGATCATCTGGATTCAGCGTGAAAACATGCGCGAGGGCTATCCGCTCGAAGATGACGAAGGCAATAAGTCATCCAACCCCGGGCTCTTCCCGCTGCCTGCTGACAAGACCTTTAAGCTGCCGCACGGCCGTGGCGAGGTTACCGTTCCCAGCGGTCAGGCGCCCGAGCGCAAGGACATCGCGATGAAACGCACAGGTCCCGGCAACGGCTATCCGCTGGAGCCGACAGGCGATCCGATGCTTGATGGTGTCGGCCCTGCGTCCTGGGCCCCGCGCCGCGATGCACCCGAGCTTGATGGTCACGGCCATCCCAAGATCGTGCCGATGTCCGGTGCCGAAGGCTTCCATGTCGCAGCCGGTCGTGACCCGCGCGGTCTGCCCGTCGTGGCAGGCGACGGCGAGATCGTCGGCAAGATCACCGACATGTGGCTCGATGAGCCGGAACAGCTGGTGCGCTATCTTGAGCTGGAACTGGACAGCAAATGGGGTTCCGGCACGCGTCTGCTGCCGATCACATTCGCCAACATCAAATCGGACCGGGTGAACGTGCATGCGCTGCATGGCAAACACTTCGCCACGGTGCCCTCCATTGCGAGCCCGCGTCAGGTGACGCTGCTCGAGGAGGACAAGATCTCGGGCTACTATGGTGGCGGCAAGCTCTTTGCCGGCAACCGCGCCGAGCCAAAGCTCTGA